agcgaggacgaggcagcggaccctccggggtccgggcagaataccagcgaggacgaggccgcggaccctccggggtccgggcagaacaccagtgaagacgaggccgcggaccctccagggtccgggcagaacaccagcgaagacgaggccgcggaccctccagggtccgggcagaacaccagcgaagacgaggcagcggaccctccagagtccgggcagaacaccagagccgaggacgacgcagaagaccctccagggtccagacaggaagccagagccgaggacgaaacagaagaccctccagggtcccgacaggaagccagagacgaaaccagagcgggggaccctccagggtcccgacaggaagccagagacgaaaccagagcgggggaccctccagggtcccgacaggtagccagagacgaggacgaagcgggggaccctccagggtcccgacaggaaaccagagacgaggacgaagcgggggaccctccagggtcccgacaggaaaccagagcagggggccctccagggtcccgacaggaaaccagagcagggggccctccagggtcccgacaggaaaccagagcagggggccctccagggtcccgacaggaaaccagagcagggggccctccagggtcccgacaggaaaccagagcagggggccctccagggtcccgacaggaaaccagagcaggggaccctccagggtcccgacaggaaaccagagttgggggttccccagtgactggaccagtcgctggggctgagagtccttctgggtcagggcgtggacccagatctgatgaccctccagggtcaaggctggatgcacccccagcatccagacaggtgacctccagcgtctctgccacccctgtcttggcaggaagtcctctgcggggggcactggaggtctctgtggcaggcgacgtcgtctggagcccgccctctggccgagacgggaggagcgacgccgtctggagcccgccctctggccgagacgggaggagcgacgccgtctggagcccgccctctggccgagacgggaggagcgacgccgtctggagcctgccactgggcggcaccggagaggatggcgtcgtctggagcccgcccctgggcggcaccggaagggatgacgtcgtctggagcccgcccctgggcggcaccagAAGggatgacgtcgtctggagcccgccctctggccgagacgggaggagcgacgtcgtctggagcccgccctctggccgagacgggaggagcgacgtcgtctggagcccgcccctgggcggcaccggagaggatggcgtcatctggagcccgcccctgggcggcaccggagaggatggcgtcatctggagcccgccctctggcggcaccggaagggatgacgacatctggagcccgccctctggcggcaccggaagggatgacgacatctggagcccgccctctggcggcaccggaagggatgacgacatctggagcccgccctcaggagtTGGGGCAGAGTCGAGGACTGGGCGGGGAAACCAGgggggcagcatgggggccacaggagcctggaactcctccatgtcctcGAACGCCCGggcataatggaggtggagccacggGTTAGCGCTCAGAGCTAAGTCCATCTGGGCTCTGAGTTGCTCCTTCAGGTTCCACAActcccccagctgttgcaggaGCGAGATCCTGTGATCCACCAaccccctcacctccctcctgtccgcgGGAGGTGAGGGCAGGTGATCCACCAGGTCGAGCTCAGCTTGgagcttcctcctcagctggttggcctggcTCCAGAGGATCACCAGCTCGTACGGGGCGAACTCTGGGCCGCGGCTAAAGGCAGCCGGTTTAACTGcttctgtgcctgctgtgtccatagtggctagttcgtactgtcagggtttctggatgaggtgaggacacagttgcaggacgcagagcggtttaaatgttcaaaagcagtcttttatttaaagccaggagggcaaacaaaacaaactaaaaatcacacttgttgtggtcaaaaggtaaagtacaaaagtagcaacacaaaatcacactggCGTGGAAAAACTACAGGGCAGGAGCAAAACAACAAGAGCAAGgcaactacctggagcaccccgaggtcaggcagaaatacatggcatggtaggcgaggatctaggcatggcatggcatggcatggcatggcatggcatggacgagacatgaaacaaacaaacacaccctacaccagacgagacgaactagcaaggacaaaggggaagacacagactatatacaaggggaccagggaagacaacgagacacaggtgacacacatgagggcagggctggtaatcaacaaggagggaaaacacaggaagcaaaactcaagacaatacacagggaggacaggactaccaaagtaaaacaggaaactcaagacaagacaactaaacacaaacccaggaaaacaaaacaccaggactacaggaaaacaacaataactaagcacagattaaactaaaaacccaaaacaaggaaaacaaaaccataaataaacaccaggtcatgacagttATGaccattaacattttttttaatttaacctttatttaatcAGGAGAGACTTTTACAAGATTGTCCTGGCCAAGATAGGCAGCAGCTCAAtataaaaaacatattaaaaaaatataaaacatcagCATCAGTCATTTCCCAGTTTCAATCTTGGTTTTTTCAAGTGTTTAGTGTGaacagtaaaagaaaatgaatcatcAGTCCAGAGGCCACGGTATTTGTATTGATTGCTGTATTTGAGAGCCCTGTGAGATGTGGTAGGTTTTTGGGCTTTTAGTGTTTGTGAATAGCATGAACTTTGTTTTATCTGAATTTAGGATGAGTTTTAAATCGAAGAGATTGCTTTGAACAGAGTTGAAAGTCGACTGTAactgactgacagcttcagaTGGTGTAGAGACCGTAGTATAGATTACTCGTCAGCATAGAAatgaaaatgtgctttatatttagtatttttagtTATACTGTTGATGTAGAGAATGAATAGCAGTGGTCCTAGGACTGACCCTTGAGGTACTCCTGTGTGACAGTAAGGGTTTTGGATGCATAACCTTCAGCCTGAACACACTGAGTCCTGTCTGAGAGATAAACTTTGAACCATTTCACAGCTTGCTGTAACAATCCACTGGCTATGAGCCTATGTTTCAGAATTAAATGATCAACAGCATCAAATGGTTTTGAAAGATCGATGAAAAGTGCTGCAAAGTGCTGTTTATTGTCTAAGGTGTAAATTATGTCATTTGTTACTTCTAAAGCTGTTGTAGTCGCACTGTGTTGCTTTCTGAACCCGGATTGAAATTTAGATAGGATGTTACTTTCAGACAAAAATTCTTTTAACTGGATACTGATAAGTGACTCCATCAGTGTGGCCAGGACAGATAATTTGGTGGGGCAAATAGATCAGCTGATTTTGCAGTGTCTGAAAGCTTGAGAGCTTTGTGAACTTTACCAACTGAGAGAGGGGTGAAACTGAAAGGTTGAATAGGTGCAGAGAGTGAAACAGACGTAATGTTGACTGGGTTATTAAGAGTACCATAtagccggacgttctgtgaaagtttcaggtcactggcgcaaaagctgtgggactagttaggTGCCGAAAATCggcggaagaaggagaataagaagaagtatttacaatagtaatagtggaacaatacTGTATACTGTATTGGCCCACTGATAATCCAGTGAAAATGTGTAGATGGAGGAGCAGCGCTACAATGGCTGTGAGTTTCTTGCAAACAGACTGACTGGTCATGGCCAGGACGGGCCGCAAACATCGACTGCTAGCCAGAGATCGTAATACCAGATAACAGGTAGTTTACTATTCAGAACATTTCCGAATTTGTAACTGGCTGCATTACTGCATCACCTCCTGTGGAAACTAGAGTACTCTTGTGTTACCAACAATGAAAGCTGTTTGCTAACTTTGCTAACTTtgcttcctctgtgtcttcacAGCATGTCTGCCAACCTGAGTAACGAGACTGCATACCAGAATGAAACCCAGTGTTTTGGTGACATATCTTTGAACTTTATGATGGGGGTGTCCTTCCTTTCCATCAGTGTGCTGGGAATCATCCTcaatctgtttgtgttggtggttttcTGCTTCCACAAGAAGGCCTGCACTGTGCCTGAGATCTACTTAAgcaacctggctgctgctgacttTCTTCTGATGATCTGTTTCCCCTTCACAGTTCTAATTTCATCAAACAAGTACTTGAGTTCTGCCAAGTGCAAACTGATTTACACTATTATCAACATGAACACCTCCTGCAGCAGCGGCTTCCTTGCTCTGGTTAGCATAGATCGTTATTTGGCACTGGTGAACCCGCTGTCCCATGAAAGACTCCGCAGGCCAATTTGTGCCAAGCTGGGATGTGTTCTGGTGTGGACTCTGGGTTTTCTTCTGAATGTCGACGTTATCTTTTACTTTAAAGCAGTACATGATCCTGAGAAAAATATTACTGAATGTGATAGTTTTTATCCAAGTAGAAGTCATGTCATGCTGTCTTATATACTGTATTCAACATTCAgcttcttcctccccctttgTATTATGTTCTTCTGCACTGTCAACATTCTTCATGTTTTGAGGAACAGGGTAACAGAGAGCTCAAGCACTCAGAAAATGGAGCACAGGGCCACCACTCTGGTCCTGGCAGTCCTCCTCGTGTTTGTGATCTGCTGGCTGCCAGACCAAATAGCTACAATACTGTATTTGATTCTTTTATATATCCCTCAGGTCAAGTGTCATGGCAAATTCTTCGAAACCATCAGAGAGTTTTCCTTCTTCTTGGGCATCTTCAACAGTGTTCTCAACCCAATTCTCTACATCTTTTTTGGGAAAACTTTCCACAAAAAAATTAAGGAATTCTTCCAGCAGTGCAGAGCATTAACAACAAGCACAACACTCACTTCCACCTGTGCAACACAGACAAGTAACAGCTGATGGTGCAAGATTTGGATTTTCCATTAGCTTTCTATGTCcatgatgtttaatgtcccCAACAGCCTCATTTAGCCATTGATGTTGGGAAATGTCCCAAATGGTTTTTGGGAAGATGAggactcctctctctctctctttctctctctctagtgtCCTCAACCCAAATGGCCTCAGAGTAAAAGTCAATTGTACTCAGTATTACCTGTGGAGTACCTCATGGATCAGCATTAGGACCCATACTAATCATTTAATGTTGCAGGCAGCTAGCTAACAGATCTTAATAGCTGCTGCTATCTTAATCATGACAACAATAAGGTGCAGAGTCAATACTGTGTGTAATAGACCTTTGCTATGTATAACAGAATGTTgatattttgaatttttttcccctttaattTCGGCAATGACCTTactaagattaagaaaacctttatttgtcccgcAATGGGGAAAGTGCGTACACTACATAGTACCCCTTAGACAATAGTCAGTGAGTTGATGACTTTGAACAGGTTAAGACCACTGCCATGTATAAAGACGTATgctatatacagtatgtttgtatgtatgtatgctttGTACAGCAGAACTGCCATGTGTGACTTTTACTATATAACAGACTGTTGATACATATAACTGATTATTTCTATGTATAACTTATTGTTGCAATGAAGTGTTGTTGAAATGTCCATGTAACATGTAATGGAGCTCTGTCAGGGCTCTTAATGGTTAATGATTTAGTTCCTCATAATTTACCGCAGTAGGAGATGAAGATGTGCACTTATAACAGCTTTGGTTTCCCACATCCTGATGAACAAATGTATTCTTGATTTGAAGAGTTGTTTGGTTTTGATGCATCAAACTcacaaataataaactgtaGCTAGCTCTATCTAGAAAAGTCAATGGATGGATTTTCTCCTCAAGTACATCAGatgatagaatagaatagaatagaatagaatagaatagaatagaatagagtacacttagaatagaatatactttattaatccttttGGGAAGGTCCTTCATGGAAATTTGGGAAGATGAAGTTGTCAAAAATGAAGTTCCTGGAGCAGCTGAGTGATTCACAGTTTATCCTTCATCAGCAGGAATGTCTCTCTCCTACAAGGTGTTGTGTGGTTGAACGAAGGATCCAAGAGCAAAGAGCAAGGCTCCAAATTTAAGCAGTTTATTACCCTAAACACAAAAAGTGCTAAAGGTGTCCACAAATGAGATCAAAAAACACAATCTTGGGTCAGGTGGTCAGAgtactgcagcacagactggAGATCACCAGGGCTGAGTGGTTcctgagagaaaaacagactATATTAGGAGCAAGCAAAAAAGTTCAAGTACTCTGAGATCATATTATCACATAGGGAAAATAAAGAACTGGTGACCAGTGGAGGAGAGTGAGAACCTTCACAGTAGACGGCAGGATGACTGGACAGTGGAATTTACTGGTTTTGTTGTCATGCTAATgtacaaaatgtggaaaatgaCTCTTCCCTCTTTACATTGAGGAGCATGCTCTGTGTCTGTAACACATAGGACAGCAGTGCGTGTTGTCATTGTtgtaaaataatgattttagaTGTGTAACGTCATGTTTTAGATATTATATTGTCAGTACATATATTAGAGGTACCAGAGGTTTAGgcttaaaaatgttgatacaCAGAATGTCTCAGGAAGGGAGGCTTTATTCAAAAATATTCTTCCAATCAGTTGAACATCTTTTCATGTAATTAATGATTAATGGTGTTTGGTTTTAGCGAGGTGAAAATGCACAAATGGATTCCAAACTTAatgtttcttctgcttttcatttcagacaaagctgagagacagacagcagaaaactggagaggagacacagatgtCTCCTCTTGACGATCCCAATGTATCCCACAacgcatcatgaaaagtagtgtccatacATTAGTGATATGTAGCGTCATGCATTgcgcttgtgtttgttttattgttgttgttgttgtttattgttttgccataaaatgtttgttgggctataacggcacaaattataatGGGTAGTAACGTAGTTTGTTTAGCTTAGCGAGATTGGACTTATTGGATTTATTTGTGGCAGCAATGACGTAATTAATGGCCACAGAAAATGATGGAGTTAATGTCCGAAatgtcaaaaaatgtttttccaatAATGTTACCATATGGCGCCCGACAGTGAGCTCCCCATGTGGGGGGTAGGGAGTGAGTTCATCTGGACCACAAAaaactctcagtgctttttgtttacactcatttactgtacaacatgatcaCGTGACTggtgtgctgctttcttcttattGTTGGAATGATGATTATACAGCTCCTTTCTCCAGTCAGAgtgaaggacagaagcaatatCTACTcttgttttttattgatttcaatcatttctttttctttttccttttcttttttcaagtatgaatgtctGCTCAGGTTCATACTGACACCTTCACAGACAGCATGTAGTACCTGAcagtgaccacaggagggcagtgATGGTTAATGCTGCAGCTACAGTTCATGAATAGATGGATTTTTAGTGTAGAGAGAGACGGAGGAACAGCTGCAGATATCAGAGTGTTCTCAGCGGTTATTaggacagaaagcagccaatcagacggctctgtgggtttctgtgggtttCACTGTGATGGTTCCAGGAAGTCCTGAGACCCCCACACTTCCTGTTCACTTCATGCTGCAGATCAGTCTGCATTTAGTGTTTTCAACAATTgattcaaaatgacaaaaatgtgtttggatACAAAACATCAGATCTGAAAGAGTTTATCAATATCAgaaagtgacagagctgcagagagtctgAAGACAGCTACatgttcatttcttcttctactcaCATTTAAAGCATTCATTTATCATCAAATCAGagagcacatgtgtgcagataaaacattcaaacattctCTCATTTTATGTCACAGTGAAGAAAACAGCAGAGTCGTCAGCGTGCAGATTTAAAAAAGATTAACACACAAAGACGCcacgctgaacacacacaacagccgtGTGGGTTTATCCTTTGGTTTTTATCACATCCtgttctgcacctgctgcttcacaacCACAGTCACATGACTCCCAGGCTGCAACATGATTGATCAGCTTTACTGTgaaatgacaataaaataatgtgaaGACACTTTGTAATAAAAAGTAAAGGAAAGCTATAAATGCAGAAAGAtcaaagcagacaggaagtcagattcAGTTTTATACTGACTCAAAGTTTTagtacaaagagaaaaaagtgcatcatgtgatcactgatggactctgagcacagtgatggatgatgtgaTGGAGGACGAGCAGTCAGCCGatcatcagcagagagagtccacagcagtacagcagaCTCTTCACTATCAGCACAGTGTAGAGAACCAGCTTCACCCTGCACTGAGTCTGGaaggacactgacacacacagacaaacaggtcATTCTCTGATTGTGTTGTAGTGTAAACATCTTCATCCTGAATGGATCTTACAGTCAGCGTgctgcacagctggcaggtctgcaggttctctctctggaggacaggaagctgcagctggaagctctGAAACAGAAAAGGAATCACATGTTTGGAAACGTCCTCTGGTCTCTGCTCAACATCTTATCAACACCTTCATTACCTTGTTGTGTTTGGGCCTCCACTGTGCCCCCCTTGTGGTTGACATAGCAGCTGTACTTATACTTGCtgttctcctgctgctggattAACAAGATGGCGGCGCTGCGTTCCAtctctctgagctccagctgctctccctcagtAGGAGGCAGCTCCTCCAGTGAGCCGTTCTCCTTCTGTCGTTTCCAGGAGAAGCAGACCAGAGGAGGAACCatggctgaggccagacagagcAGGGAGCT
This portion of the Parambassis ranga chromosome 20, fParRan2.1, whole genome shotgun sequence genome encodes:
- the LOC114453466 gene encoding B2 bradykinin receptor-like; the encoded protein is MTLSPTSMSANLSNETAYQNETQCFGDISLNFMMGVSFLSISVLGIILNLFVLVVFCFHKKACTVPEIYLSNLAAADFLLMICFPFTVLISSNKYLSSAKCKLIYTIINMNTSCSSGFLALVSIDRYLALVNPLSHERLRRPICAKLGCVLVWTLGFLLNVDVIFYFKAVHDPEKNITECDSFYPSRSHVMLSYILYSTFSFFLPLCIMFFCTVNILHVLRNRVTESSSTQKMEHRATTLVLAVLLVFVICWLPDQIATILYLILLYIPQVKCHGKFFETIREFSFFLGIFNSVLNPILYIFFGKTFHKKIKEFFQQCRALTTSTTLTSTCATQTSNS